Proteins from a genomic interval of Cyanobacteria bacterium QS_8_64_29:
- the carB gene encoding carbamoyl phosphate synthase large subunit (four CarB-CarA dimers form the carbamoyl phosphate synthetase holoenzyme that catalyzes the production of carbamoyl phosphate; CarB is responsible for the amidotransferase activity), which produces MPRRSDFHTILILGSGPITIGQACEFDYSGTQACKALREEGYAVVLVNSNPATIMTDPELTERTYIEPITPEIVEKVIARERPDALLPTMGGQTGLNVAVELARHGTLAAYGVELIGAKLPAIEMAEDRQLFKDAMGRIGVPVCPSGTASNLTEAQALIERIGGYPAIVRPAYTLGGSGGGIAYNEREYEQVAQAGLDASPASQIVVERSLIGWKEYELEVMRDLADNVVVICGIENLDPMGVHTGDSITVAPTQTLTDKEYQRLRDLAKQIVREIGVETGGSNIQFAINPDDGETVVVEMNPRVSRSSALASKATGFPIAKFAAKLAVGYSLDEIANDITRETPASFEPTIDYVVTKVPRFAFEKFPGTEAVLSTQMKSVGEAMAIGRTFCESFQKALRSLEDGRLGWGCDRPEPLPSRSQVQAGMRVPHPERIFTVRHAFLLGMAASEIRDLTGIDPWFLTQLAQLIETEQFLAQRSLDELSTPQLRAIKQQGFSDGQIAFATGTTQAQVVRQRRQLGIVPAYKMVDTCSAEFEAYTPYYYATYEAGESEAHPSDRPKVLILGSGPNRIGQGIEFDYCCCHAAFALHQQGYETIMVNSNPETVSTDYDTSDRLYFEPLTQEDVFNIIELERPQGIVIQFGGQTPLKLAVPLQQYLQTLGSAPDDRLSLATQIWGTTPDAIDVAEDRERFEQILQDLAIEQPPHGIARSYQQALAVAAQIGYPVVVRPSYVLGGRAMEVVYSDGELGHYMTHAARVEPERPILIDKFLENAVEVDVDAVADRNGEVTIGGVMEHIEQAGVHSGDSACAVPHVSLSQPALALVRQSTRQLAQALNVVGLLNLQFAIQGDAVYLLEANPRASRTVPYLAKATGVPLAKLASQVMAGATLASLGATQEPTLQHVAVKEAVFPFDKFAGTDVLLGPEMRSTGEVMGIDGDFGRAFAKAELAAGQRLPRSGTVFVSADDRFKAAIAPIVESFLRLGFAVVATDGTRDYLQAQELAVSGILKLHQGRPHVIDAIVNREIQLIVNTPAGREAQADARQIRRTALAYKVPTVTTVAGAKATVAAIESLQAHALGVRALQDYIAEPQQLAPSR; this is translated from the coding sequence ATGCCGCGCCGCAGCGACTTCCACACCATCCTGATTTTGGGCTCGGGCCCCATTACCATCGGGCAAGCGTGCGAGTTTGATTATTCGGGGACGCAGGCCTGTAAAGCCCTGCGCGAAGAAGGCTACGCGGTGGTGTTGGTCAACTCCAACCCCGCCACGATCATGACCGACCCCGAACTCACCGAGCGCACCTACATCGAGCCCATCACGCCCGAGATTGTCGAAAAGGTCATTGCCCGAGAGCGCCCGGATGCCCTACTGCCCACCATGGGCGGGCAGACGGGGTTGAACGTTGCCGTCGAGCTGGCCCGCCACGGCACGCTGGCCGCCTATGGCGTGGAGCTCATCGGGGCCAAGCTGCCGGCCATTGAAATGGCCGAGGACCGCCAGCTATTCAAAGACGCCATGGGCCGCATTGGCGTCCCCGTTTGCCCCTCGGGAACCGCCAGTAACCTGACCGAAGCCCAGGCGCTGATCGAGCGCATTGGCGGGTACCCGGCCATCGTGCGGCCCGCTTATACCTTGGGCGGCAGCGGCGGCGGCATCGCCTACAACGAGCGCGAGTACGAGCAGGTAGCCCAAGCCGGTCTCGATGCCAGCCCGGCTTCCCAAATCGTGGTCGAGCGATCGCTGATCGGCTGGAAAGAATACGAGCTCGAGGTCATGCGCGACCTCGCCGATAACGTCGTCGTCATCTGCGGGATCGAAAACTTGGATCCCATGGGGGTCCACACGGGGGACTCCATCACGGTTGCGCCCACCCAAACCCTAACCGACAAGGAGTACCAGCGGCTGCGGGATCTGGCCAAGCAAATCGTTCGCGAGATTGGGGTCGAAACCGGGGGCTCTAACATCCAATTCGCCATCAACCCCGACGATGGCGAGACGGTGGTGGTGGAGATGAACCCGCGCGTCTCGCGCTCCTCGGCGCTGGCCTCCAAGGCCACCGGCTTTCCCATTGCCAAGTTTGCCGCCAAGCTGGCCGTTGGCTACAGCCTCGACGAGATCGCCAACGACATCACGCGCGAAACCCCGGCCTCGTTCGAGCCCACCATCGACTACGTGGTGACCAAGGTGCCGCGCTTTGCCTTCGAAAAGTTCCCCGGGACCGAGGCGGTGCTCTCGACGCAGATGAAATCGGTGGGCGAGGCCATGGCCATCGGGCGTACCTTCTGCGAGTCGTTCCAGAAAGCGCTGCGATCGCTGGAGGACGGCCGCCTGGGTTGGGGCTGCGATCGCCCCGAGCCGCTCCCGAGCCGCTCGCAGGTCCAAGCCGGGATGCGCGTGCCCCACCCCGAGCGCATCTTTACCGTCCGCCACGCCTTCCTGCTGGGGATGGCCGCCAGCGAGATCCGCGACCTCACCGGCATCGATCCGTGGTTTTTGACCCAACTGGCCCAGCTGATCGAGACCGAGCAGTTCCTGGCGCAGCGCAGCCTAGACGAGCTCAGCACTCCCCAGCTGCGCGCAATCAAGCAGCAGGGCTTTAGCGACGGGCAAATTGCCTTCGCCACGGGCACCACCCAAGCCCAGGTCGTGCGCCAGCGCCGGCAGTTGGGGATCGTGCCGGCCTACAAAATGGTCGATACCTGCTCGGCCGAGTTCGAGGCCTACACGCCCTACTACTACGCCACCTACGAAGCCGGCGAATCGGAGGCGCACCCCTCCGATCGCCCCAAGGTGCTGATTCTGGGAAGCGGCCCTAACCGCATCGGGCAGGGCATCGAGTTCGATTACTGCTGCTGCCATGCGGCCTTTGCCCTCCACCAGCAGGGCTACGAGACCATCATGGTCAACTCCAACCCCGAGACAGTCTCCACCGACTACGACACCAGCGATCGCCTCTACTTCGAGCCGCTCACCCAGGAGGATGTCTTCAACATCATCGAGCTGGAGCGGCCCCAGGGCATCGTCATCCAGTTTGGCGGCCAAACGCCGCTCAAGCTGGCGGTGCCGCTGCAGCAGTACTTGCAAACCCTAGGCAGCGCGCCCGACGATCGCCTGTCGCTGGCCACCCAAATTTGGGGCACCACCCCCGATGCCATTGACGTCGCCGAGGATCGCGAGCGCTTCGAGCAGATCCTGCAGGATCTGGCCATCGAGCAGCCGCCCCACGGCATCGCGCGCAGCTACCAGCAAGCGCTGGCCGTCGCCGCCCAGATTGGCTATCCGGTTGTGGTGCGCCCCTCCTACGTGCTGGGCGGGCGGGCCATGGAGGTCGTCTACTCGGACGGCGAACTCGGGCACTACATGACCCACGCCGCCCGCGTCGAGCCCGAGCGGCCCATCCTGATCGATAAGTTTTTGGAAAATGCGGTGGAGGTGGATGTTGATGCCGTTGCCGATCGCAACGGCGAAGTCACCATTGGCGGCGTCATGGAGCACATCGAGCAGGCTGGGGTCCACTCCGGGGACTCGGCCTGCGCCGTGCCCCACGTGTCGCTATCGCAACCGGCGCTGGCGCTGGTGCGCCAATCCACCCGGCAGCTGGCGCAGGCGCTCAATGTTGTAGGCCTACTCAACCTGCAGTTTGCCATCCAGGGCGATGCCGTCTACCTACTGGAGGCCAATCCGCGCGCTTCGCGTACTGTCCCCTACCTGGCCAAAGCCACCGGCGTGCCGCTTGCCAAGCTGGCTTCCCAGGTCATGGCGGGGGCGACACTAGCCTCGCTAGGCGCCACCCAAGAGCCCACGCTGCAGCACGTGGCCGTCAAAGAAGCCGTTTTTCCGTTTGACAAGTTTGCCGGCACGGACGTGCTGCTCGGACCCGAGATGCGCTCCACCGGCGAGGTCATGGGCATTGATGGGGATTTTGGCCGCGCGTTTGCCAAAGCCGAGCTGGCTGCCGGCCAGCGGCTGCCGCGCTCGGGCACGGTGTTTGTCTCCGCCGACGATCGCTTTAAGGCCGCGATCGCGCCCATCGTCGAGTCCTTTTTGCGCTTGGGCTTTGCCGTGGTGGCTACCGATGGCACCCGCGACTATCTCCAGGCACAGGAGCTGGCGGTGTCGGGCATTCTCAAGCTGCACCAGGGCCGCCCCCATGTTATTGATGCCATCGTCAACCGCGAGATCCAGCTGATCGTCAACACGCCTGCCGGCCGCGAAGCGCAAGCGGACGCGCGCCAGATCCGCCGCACGGCCCTAGCGTACAAGGTGCCCACCGTGACGACGGTCGCCGGCGCCAAAGCCACAGTCGCTGCCATCGAGAGCTTGCAAGCGCACGCCTTGGGGGTGCGGGCCTTGCAAGACTACATTGCCGAGCCGCAGCAGCTCGCGCCCTCGCGCTAG